From a single Erpetoichthys calabaricus chromosome 1, fErpCal1.3, whole genome shotgun sequence genomic region:
- the LOC114657762 gene encoding leucine-rich repeat transmembrane protein FLRT1-like: protein MAVAAEELHDWLFLCLLLLTFLAEALESSIHCPHACRCDTGFIYCNDRGLTAIPPDIPDDATVLYLQNNQINNAGVPSELSTKTNVRVIYLYENDLDEFPINLPRSLRELHLQDNNIRSLPRDSLARIPLLEKLHLDDNSVSTVSIEDDAFADSKHLRLLFLSRNHLSSIPSGLPHTLEELRLDDNRIFTIPQHAFKGLSSLRRLVMDGNLLANQRIADDTFSRLQNLTELSLVRNSLLAPPLNLPTAHLQKLYLQDNAIGHIPYNTLNNMRQLQRLDLSNNNLTTLPRGLFDDLDSLSQLLLRNNPWHCGCNLMWLRDWVKIMSLTVNVRGLMCQSPDRVRGMAIKDITTEMDDCLESGQSSNSNHQGGTKATLGAGHTTTTPQGSLFTLKSKRPGLRLPDANVDYPMTTGAGTKNLMIKVKPLTPDSIHITWKTTVPVSSFRLSWLRLGHSPAVGSITETLVQGDRTEYLLTALEPKSTYIICMVTMEVGSSFVADETPVCAKAETSEAHDPTSTGNIEPDSDHLAALPLAGIIGGATALVSLLLIFAIFCWYGHKSGFLFAQEQSYTRGSRKADDYVESGTKKDTTILEIRGPGFQMMPLNNQQQPRAKEDFVIHTIFPSNGTSLYKSTHTIGYGTNRGYRDAGIPDIDYAYT, encoded by the coding sequence ATGGCGGTTGCAGCAGAAGAACTTCATGACTGGCTCTTCCTGTGTCTTCTCTTATTAACTTTCTTAGCAGAGGCTCTCGAGTCCAGCATCCACTGTCCACATGCATGCCGATGTGATACGGGCTTTATCTACTGCAATGACCGCGGCTTAACTGCAATTCCTCCTGACATCCCAGATGATGCCACTGTGCTTTATCTACAAAACAACCAAATTAATAATGCGGGGGTTCCATCAGAGCTGAGTACCAAAACCAATGTTAGGGTCATCTATCTCTATGAAAACGACTTGGACGAATTCCCTATTAACTTGCCTCGCTCGTTACGTGAACTACATTTACAAGACAATAATATACGCAGTCTCCCCAGAGACTCATTGGCACGAATACCTTTACTTGAAAAGCTTCACTTGGATGATAATTCTGTGTCTACAGTCAGTATAGAAGATGATGCGTTTGCGGACAGTAAACATCTCAGACTGCTATTCCTTTCACGCAACCATCTAAGCAGCATTCCATCAGGTTTGCCGCACACTCTAGAAGAACTTCGGTTAGACGACAACCGGATATTTACAATACCCCAACATGCCTTTAAGGGGCTCAGCAGCTTACGCCGCTTAGTCATGGATGGCAACCTTCTGGCTAATCAGAGGATCGCAGATGACACCTTTAGTCGACTCCAGAACTTGACAGAGTTGTCACTGGTAAGGAATTCCCTCTTGGCACCGCCTCTAAACCTACCCACTGCACACCTTCAAAAGCTATATTTGCAAGATAATGCAATTGGGCACATACCCTACAATACTTTAAACAATATGAGGCAGCTACAGCGATTGGACCTGTCAAACAATAATTTGACCACCTTGCCCCGTGGCCTATTTGACGACCTTGACAGCCTCTCCCAACTATTACTAAGGAACAATCCTTGGCATTGTGGTTGTAACCTAATGTGGCTGAGAGACTGGGTGAAAATCATGTCACTCACTGTCAATGTGCGTGGTCTCATGTGCCAGTCCCCTGACAGGGTGAGAGGCATGGCTATAAAAGATATCACCACTGAAATGGATGACTGTTTGGAAAGTGGTCAGAGTTCCAACAGCAATCATCAAGGTGGCACCAAGGCAACTTTAGGGGCTGGTCACACAACCACAACGCCACAAGGATCTCTGTTTACTCTTAAGTCCAAGAGGCCAGGGCTAAGATTGCCAGATGCCAATGTGGACTACCCAATGACCACTGGTGCAGGGACTAAAAACCTTATGATCAAAGTCAAGCCATTAACCCCAGATTCTATCCACATAACATGGAAAACTACTGTTCCAGTAAGCTCCTTCCGGTTAAGCTGGTTACGGCTAGGCCACAGCCCTGCAGTTGGTTCCATCACAGAGACTCTTGTGCAGGGAGATCGAACTGAATACTTGCTAACTGCCCTGGAACCAAAATCCACGTACATCATCTGCATGGTGACTATGGAGGTTGGTAGCTCTTTTGTTGCAGATGAGACTCCAGTGTGTGCCAAAGCAGAGACTTCAGAGGCACATGACCCCACATCTACAGGGAACATTGAGCCCGACTCGGACCATTTAGCTGCATTGCCTCTGGCAGGAATAATAGGTGGGGCTACAGCCCTTGTATCGCTGCttttgatatttgccattttttgttgGTATGGTCATAAATCTGGCTTCCTGTTTGCACAAGAACAGAGTTATACCCGGGGCAGTCGGAAAGCCGATGACTATGTAGAGTCGGGCACCAAAAAGGACACAACCATCCTGGAGATCAGGGGTCCAGGCTTTCAGATGATGCCTTTGAACAACCAGCAGCAACCGAGAGCCAAGGAGGACTTTGTCATTCACACCATCTTCCCATCCAATGGAACAAGTCTTTACAAGAGCACGCACACAATAGGCTACGGAACAAACCGTGGCTACAGAGACGCTGGTATTCCAGATATTGATTATGCGTACACGTGA